AATTGCGCAGTATATAAAATGTTCTGTAATCCTATTTCGTTTAAGGGAGCATATATAATTATGTTAGGAATGCAACGCAAATATGCGATATCAAATACGCCATGATGAGTAGCACCGTCTTCTCCGACCAAACCTGCTCTGTCAAGACAAAATATGACAGGTAAATTTTGTAAAGCAACATCGTGTATGACTTGGTCGTACGCACGTTGTAAAAAAGTAGAGTAAATATTGCAATACACAATCATTCCTTGAGTAGCCATTCCAGCGGCAAGTGTTACAGCATGTTGCTCGGCAATACCCACATCAAAAGCACGTTTTGGAAAAGCATCCATCATAAATTTAAGAGAGCTTCCAGATGGCATTGCAGGAGTAATACCAACGATTTTCTCGTTTTTTTGTGCTAAATCTAAAATAGTTAATCCAAAAACATCTTGATATTTTGGAGGCAGATTATTTTCTATTTTTGGAATTATTTCTCCAGTTGTAGCATCAAATTTACCTGGAGCATGATACTGAACCTGATTGTCTTCAGCTTGCTGTAATCCCTTTCCTTTGGTAGTAACGATATGCAGGAATTTAGGTCCTTTTATATTTTTTAATCGTTTTAATTCTTTTATTAATTCAAAAATATCATGTCCGTTTATAGGTCCCGAATAATCAAAATTCAATGATTTAATCATATTGTTTTTCTTCGGATTTTTTCCTTCTTTTACAGCAGTAAGATATTTTTTAAGTGCTCCAACACTAGGATCTATTCCGATAGCATTGTCATTAAGAATCACTAATAAATTGGCATCAGTTACCCCAGCATGATTTAAACCTTCAAAAGCCATTCCCGATGCGATTGAAGCATCGCCAATAACTGCTATATGTTGTTTTTCGAAATCGCCTTTTAAATTAGAAGCAATTGCCATTCCTAATGCTGCAGATATAGAAGTCGATGAATGGCCTACGCCAAAAGTATCATATTTGCTTTCAGCTATTTTAGGAAACCCAGAAATACCATGAAGCTGTCTATTGGTGTGAAATTGGTCTCTTCTTTCAGTCAATATTTTATGCCCATAAGCTTGATGTCCAACATCCCAAACGAGTAAATCATCAGGTGTATTAAAAACATAATGCAATGCAATGGTAAGTTCGGTAACACCAAGGCTAGCACCTAAATGCCCTTCTTTTACAGAAACAACATCAATAATAAAATTACGTAATTCTTGAGCAACTTGTGGAAGTTGTTCTTCTTGTAACAGACGTAAATCGGCTGGATTGAATATGCTTGAAAGTAAATTATTTTTCATTTTTGAGTAAAAAACAAATTTACGGTTTTAAATTTAATTCTTTCTATTTGATTATCATTTCAGCCTTTAACGGCGCTAATTGCAGTTATTGTAGAAATATTATTTTCTATTGAAGAATTTAGAGTGTCTTTTTGAATTGATAGTAAATATCGTACTCTTGTTTTTTTTCCATTTTGTTCACCAGGTTTCCATTTTTTAGAAGATTTTAAAACCCTAATAGCTTCGTCCATATTTCCAAAGCCCATATCTTTGATCGGTTTGATATCCTCTATAGAGCCATCTTTTGAAATTACAAAAGAGAGTTCTATTTCTCCGTATTTTGCTCTTGCTTCTTCTGGTAATCTAAAATTATCTTTGAAAAAAGTATAAAATTTTTCAATTCCTCCGCTGTATTCAGGATCTACTTCAATCGCGGTGTAGCCATTATAAACATCTTCAGTAACTGAATTGTCTTCACAACTGATTTTTGATTGTTTTTTTAATTTTATTTTTTTATTTGTAATTATAGATACAGGTTTTGTAAATTTTATTTGGTCAACTTTTGGAGGAGGAGGAGTAGGATACCTTGGGTTATTTTCGCTAGCTTTAATATCTCCAACCATAATATTTTCTGTGGTTGAAGAATCTTCAACAATTTCTATTTTATTTATTTTTTGTTTAGTTCCGTTTTTATCCGCGCAACTAAACAAAGTAGTTCCCATACTAATAAACAATGCTAGTAAAAACATTTTATGATAATGAGTTTGCGAATGTAAAACGTGATTCGGAATTTGAATTATAATATTGTCCAGTTGAGATTTTTTAAATCTCCCGCAGACACTCTTATTTTGATTTGAAATAAAATAATGCTGAATTTCTTCTGGTAACATTGCCGTAAAATCGACTACTGTTTTTGTACAGCTAAGGCAAAATCTTCCATTGTCTTTTGGAGTCATTTCGTCCCAGTTTTCATTGCAGGGGTTCGGAATTGTTATTTTGTGTTTTGTGGCCATGATTTTAATTCAATAAATAAATGTAATAATAAATAGTTACTAAAAATGTATTTTTGTTTCATGATAGATATTTTCACCGACGAGTATTTTATGAAAAAGGCTTTGCAAGAAGCTGAAATGGCATTTGATAAAGATGAAATTCCTGTTGGAGCCATTATTGTAATTGATAATAAGGTCATTGCAAGAAGTCATAATCTAACCGAATTATTAAATGATGTTACAGCTCATGCCGAAATGCAAGCTATAACAGCTGCAGCTAATTTTTTAGGTGGGAAATATTTAAAAGACTGTACACTTTATGTAACGCTGGAACCTTGCCAGATGTGTGCGGGAGCTTTGTATTGGAGTCAGATCTCGAAAATTGTTTTTGGAGCCAGTGATGAACATCGCGGTTACAAAAAAATGGGCACACAGCTACATCCCAAAACAGTTGTTGTTCGAGGAATCATGGCAAATGAAGCTTCAGACTTGATGAAACGTTTTTTTGCGAAAAGAAGAAGATAAATACCGGAAAAACTTTAAGAGATATTGTATTTACCTATTAAAGTTATTTCCGTATACTCACTTTAATACAGATAGGTCATATAAAGACATACCAATATCATAAATGTATTAAAACAAATTATATTGTAAAATGTGTTTTCAGAAAAAGCTTTTTTTGAATGAAGTATCTTTAAACTGATGGCTATCGAAAGAAGTAACGTACAGCAAAAGTAAAAGAGAATTCCATTAATACTTAAGTCATTAGTAAGGATATTGGTGTAATCTTTATCCCCTGATTTTACTTTTCTTACTGATTTTAAGATCAAAGAATGCTCAAGTTCTATATCTTTCTCTTCAATATAACTTTTAGCAGTTGAAAATGTAAATCCATTCTGTGTATAGTAATGATAAGAAATAGTTTGAGGTTTAGATCTCCTTTTTGAGCTTGTGTTTTTTAAAGTATAATGGGTTACTTTATCAGTTGTTTTGGAGGCTGGCAAAATATGATAATCTAAAAAGCAGAACAAAATAAACAAAGTTACTATCATTAATAGGTAGATGATAACGGGTTTGTTTTTAATAATAAACGTGTTTTCGGTAGAATTTTTTTTCAAAATAGGTGGTATTTTTGGTTTGTAAAAAAAAGAACGAAATATAATACATTTTTAAATAAGTTGTTCGGAATTTTACGTAAATATTTATTAATCAGTATTGAAGAGTTTTCTTTTAGAAGTAATTAAAATTTAGAGTACTTTTATTACAATATAAAGACCATTTTATTTGTTATGGTTTTGAATTGTAAGAAGGCATATTTTATATGCAATTGTAATTTTGTAATAATTAACTCTGTATGAAATTGACAACAAAAGGATTAGTTTACGTGTTTTTTGTGTTTTTTATTTTTCAGGCTTGCGGAAGGAAATCTGCCTCCGACTTTAATTCTGATTTCTCATTATTCAAAGATTATATAACAAGTTTCACTGGAGGGATAGTTTCGTCTCAATCGGATATACGTGTTGTTTTGGCTTTTGAGAAGAAAGATTGGAAAATCAATCAAGAACTGGATAGCGATTTATTTGATATTTCACCAAGTGTCGACGGAAAAGTAGTTGCACTTTCGAGTAATACAGTAGCTTTTATTCCAGAAAAAAAACTGAAAGCAGGAACAGAATATCAAGTCACATTAAATTTAGATAAACTTATTACGCTTCCAAAAAAAGGAGAGGATGATAAAGATCTTTCTAAATTTAATTTTACTGTTAAAACAATCAAACAAGACTTTATAGTAAATACTTTGGATGTGCAGTCCTATAGTAAGGAATATCAATACCTGAATTGTGTATTGAAAACAGCTGACAATATAGATGTAGAGACAGCAAAGAAACTAGTTTTGGCAAGTCAAAATGGAAAGAATCTCAATATTAAGTTTGACAAAACTGCTATTTCAGGAAAAGAGTTCAAGTTTACTATTGATAGTATTCAGCGTTTTTCGGCTGCTAGCAATCTTGAGATTTCCTACGACGGGAATGATTTTGACATAGATCAAAAAGGAAAGATGGATTTTCCAATTACTGCGATTACTGAATTCAAAATTATAAAAGTCGAAATTCCTGATGAAAACAATCAGTCGGTATTAATTAATTTTTCGGAACCACTAGAGAAAGGACAAGATTTTAAGGGATTGGTAGCCATTCAAAATACAAATAACTTAAAGTTTTCAACCCAAGGAAATATTTTGAAAGTTTATTTCAGTAGCCAAAAGCAAGTTCAAGAAGTAGTACATGAAGTTGCGGTTGTTGATACAACTGCTGTTGCTGTAGATAGTAGCGCTGTGGATAGTGTTGCAGTAGTTGAGCCAGTTGTTCAAGAAGTTGTAGAAGA
The nucleotide sequence above comes from Flavobacterium branchiarum. Encoded proteins:
- a CDS encoding 1-deoxy-D-xylulose-5-phosphate synthase, whose protein sequence is MKNNLLSSIFNPADLRLLQEEQLPQVAQELRNFIIDVVSVKEGHLGASLGVTELTIALHYVFNTPDDLLVWDVGHQAYGHKILTERRDQFHTNRQLHGISGFPKIAESKYDTFGVGHSSTSISAALGMAIASNLKGDFEKQHIAVIGDASIASGMAFEGLNHAGVTDANLLVILNDNAIGIDPSVGALKKYLTAVKEGKNPKKNNMIKSLNFDYSGPINGHDIFELIKELKRLKNIKGPKFLHIVTTKGKGLQQAEDNQVQYHAPGKFDATTGEIIPKIENNLPPKYQDVFGLTILDLAQKNEKIVGITPAMPSGSSLKFMMDAFPKRAFDVGIAEQHAVTLAAGMATQGMIVYCNIYSTFLQRAYDQVIHDVALQNLPVIFCLDRAGLVGEDGATHHGVFDIAYLRCIPNIIIYAPLNEIGLQNILYTAQLGLNHPIAIRYPRGRGVVTDWQKNNFKNYATIEIGRATCLKEGNQTAVLSTGTIGNNVITALQNCANPNSIAHYDFAFIKPLDNKLLHTIFTNFKNIITIEDGTVTGGFGTAILEFSALHNYTANITTLGIPDTFIEHGTVTELQQLCNIDVKSLEILFSLA
- a CDS encoding energy transducer TonB; translated protein: MLPEEIQHYFISNQNKSVCGRFKKSQLDNIIIQIPNHVLHSQTHYHKMFLLALFISMGTTLFSCADKNGTKQKINKIEIVEDSSTTENIMVGDIKASENNPRYPTPPPPKVDQIKFTKPVSIITNKKIKLKKQSKISCEDNSVTEDVYNGYTAIEVDPEYSGGIEKFYTFFKDNFRLPEEARAKYGEIELSFVISKDGSIEDIKPIKDMGFGNMDEAIRVLKSSKKWKPGEQNGKKTRVRYLLSIQKDTLNSSIENNISTITAISAVKG
- a CDS encoding nucleoside deaminase, producing MIDIFTDEYFMKKALQEAEMAFDKDEIPVGAIIVIDNKVIARSHNLTELLNDVTAHAEMQAITAAANFLGGKYLKDCTLYVTLEPCQMCAGALYWSQISKIVFGASDEHRGYKKMGTQLHPKTVVVRGIMANEASDLMKRFFAKRRR